DNA from Asanoa sp. WMMD1127:
GCACGATGGCCGAGGTGCGCGCCGGCGGCGCCGCGGGAAACGTCTCGGCATAAACGGAATTGATCACGTCGAACTGGCTCTCGTCGGTGTAGAGCACGGTGGCCTTCACCACGTCGGACGCGTCACCGCCGGCCGCGCGCACGGCCTCGACCAGGTTGTGGAACGCCTGCCGGCATTCGGCTTCGAAGGCGTCCGGACACATCTTCGTGGCCGGGTCGACGCCCGCCTGCGCCGAGACGAACACGAGGCCGGCGGCCTTCACGAAAGGGCGGTACGGGCCGAGCGCCGGCGGCACGACGACATTGGCGAACATCTTTCACCCAATTCCTGGACGACGCTGTCGGAACTATAACGAACGCGGGGCGCGCATATCGAAGTACGCTGGGTCGACTTCCTGGGGAGGACGCGAATGTCCGATGTGGCGATCAGAAGTTGGTCCGCCGCCGAGATCGCCGCGGGCGACTGGACGATCGACCACCGCGACGACGTCGACGGGCTCGCCGCCGAGATCCGTGACGTGCTGGAGCGGGGGCCCGGTTTCGCGGCCGTCACCGGCGTCCCCGTCGACGATCTCGACACCGCCTGCGCCCGCGCGCTCGCGATCGTCGGCGTGCTGGGCCGGCCGCTGCCGCAGGGCCCCGAGCGGGCGCCGACGCTCACCTGGCTCATCCGCGACGAGGGCACCTCGCGGTTCGCCGCCGACGGGGCTTACGAGAAGGGCATCTACACCTCGAAGTCGCACGACGACCTCGACATCCACAACGACGGCGCGATGCGCCCGCACGGCCACGAGGTCGACCTGTTCGCGCTGCTCTGCGTCGAGGCGGCGATGGCCGGCGGCGAGAACGTGTTCGTGAGCTCCGGCGCCGTGATCGACGCGCTGCGCGCGGACTTCCCGAGGGCCTACGAGCGGCTCTGCCAGCCGTTCGCGTTCGAGCGCTCGCATGTCGCGTACGCCGGTCAGGATCTGGTCTCCTGGGCGCCGGTCTTCGACCTCGCGGCGCCGCGCCCGCGGGTCCGCTGGAACCGGCAGCGCATCGAGATGGCGCCACCGGTCACCGGCGTGCCGCTGACGGCCGACGACGTGTCCGCACTGGACGCGATGGACGCGGTGCTGGCGCGGCCCGAGCTGCGGTTCCGGCACACGCTGGCGCGCGGCGAGCTGTTCGTCGTCGACGACGCGCGGATGCTGCACGGCCGCACGTCCTTTCGCGACGATCCCGCCGCGCCGACCGGCCGCTGCCTGGTGCGCGTCCTGTTGGCCCGGCACTGACACACCCCTGGGGAGGTCCCGATGTTCGAGGTGCTCGGCGCCGTGCTCGGCGCCATCGTCGGCGCGCTGGTGACGTTCTTCATCGGCCGGAGCACGTCGCCGCGCGAGGGCCGCCTGACCGGCACGCCGCTGGTGAAGATGGCCGACTACCCGGTGCGGGTCGGCGCCGACGACGGGCTGCTGCGCCTCGACCCGGACGCCCTGGCCCGGCTGTGCCGCACGCTGCTCGAGGACGACAACCCCCGGGCCGCCGTCGACCTGCTCTATCTGGCCCAGCGCAACAAGTCGGCGATCGACCAGTCGCCCGGGCTCGCCGACCTGCTCGAACGGGTCCGGGCCCGCTACCGCAAGCGGTTCAAGCAGTTGGTCGAGCCGAAGGCGATCACCGAGAACCGGGAGCACCTGCTCAAGCAGTTCTACGAGATCACCGAAGGGCTCGGCGAGACGTTCGCCGGGGTGCCGATCGAGTTCGTCCTCCACGACACCCGCGACCCGCTGCACTCGGTCGTCGTCATCAAGAACTCGATCACCGGCCGCAAGAAGGGCGACCAGGCCTCGACCTTCGGCGAAGACGTGATCATCTCGTACGGGCAGTCGCGCTGGACCGGCACGCAACACTCCTACCGGCTGCGCCACCCGTCCGGCCGCGAGATCAAGGCGACGACCATCCCGCTGGAGGACAAGGACCTGGGCCTGATCGCCTTCCTGTGCATCAACATCGACATCGAGCGGCTCTCACCGGACTCGCCGGAGCTGCCGCGACTGGCGGGCCGGCTGGTCGACACACCGGGCGGCTGGGGCGCCCAGGTCTTCCACATCGACGAGGTCGCCGCGGCCGCGGGCCGCGTCCCCACCGCCCGCACCACCGACGAGGACTGACGCGAACCGTCTTGTCCGTCGATCGATGTGAAGCTATCTTTCAGGGAGGTCGGGAAGTAGGAAACTTCTCGCCCAACCACGGGGAGGCGCTCATGCGATCGATCAAGCGGATGGCTGTCGTCGGTGCGATGGTGGCGGGTGTGCTGGTGGGTGGAGGCGGCGCGGCCGGCGCTGCTCCCGCGCGTGCCGCCGACTGCGCCCTGACCATGGGCAACGTCGGCTACAGCGCGAACATGCTCTACGTCAGCGGGTGGCTCTCCGGTGACTGCCGCGGGCAGGTCGGGGTCGACCTGCAGCTCGCGTCGTCGGCCGCGGGACCGTTCACCACCGTCGAGTCGTCGGTGACCTACCCGCTCACCCCGGACGCGCAGGGCGGCACCGCCTGGTTCACCGACGCCTACCAGACCTACGGCTGCGCCTTCTACTTCCGCGGCGTCGGCACCTACGGCGACCTC
Protein-coding regions in this window:
- a CDS encoding RidA family protein; the protein is MFANVVVPPALGPYRPFVKAAGLVFVSAQAGVDPATKMCPDAFEAECRQAFHNLVEAVRAAGGDASDVVKATVLYTDESQFDVINSVYAETFPAAPPARTSAIVRLPDGKRLVVDAIAVDRRN
- a CDS encoding TauD/TfdA family dioxygenase — encoded protein: MSDVAIRSWSAAEIAAGDWTIDHRDDVDGLAAEIRDVLERGPGFAAVTGVPVDDLDTACARALAIVGVLGRPLPQGPERAPTLTWLIRDEGTSRFAADGAYEKGIYTSKSHDDLDIHNDGAMRPHGHEVDLFALLCVEAAMAGGENVFVSSGAVIDALRADFPRAYERLCQPFAFERSHVAYAGQDLVSWAPVFDLAAPRPRVRWNRQRIEMAPPVTGVPLTADDVSALDAMDAVLARPELRFRHTLARGELFVVDDARMLHGRTSFRDDPAAPTGRCLVRVLLARH
- a CDS encoding PAS domain-containing protein, whose protein sequence is MFEVLGAVLGAIVGALVTFFIGRSTSPREGRLTGTPLVKMADYPVRVGADDGLLRLDPDALARLCRTLLEDDNPRAAVDLLYLAQRNKSAIDQSPGLADLLERVRARYRKRFKQLVEPKAITENREHLLKQFYEITEGLGETFAGVPIEFVLHDTRDPLHSVVVIKNSITGRKKGDQASTFGEDVIISYGQSRWTGTQHSYRLRHPSGREIKATTIPLEDKDLGLIAFLCINIDIERLSPDSPELPRLAGRLVDTPGGWGAQVFHIDEVAAAAGRVPTARTTDED